The following coding sequences lie in one Cloeon dipterum chromosome 1, ieCloDipt1.1, whole genome shotgun sequence genomic window:
- the LOC135947878 gene encoding uncharacterized protein LOC135947878, whose amino-acid sequence MPLTLTEFIVLLAALTTALFHSSVSDELPWDDCHVFITVGSYWYKSIKNDGLKGLQTRHLELNWEPTLCGGVLYSVFLFSQDPTNESFNQTESFLDSVVCNQHPRNFYRSNATLGRPKLPGGWDKETILKNEQNNATTMPTPGIHCLPYWIAALSRNGSLLASDCLKIRPTWMGDMKSQIEGARVSKLMIPGTHNSGCYYGKDIGSRGDVIYRFTRTQDEDIWEQLVWGARYLDLRVGYYERKNEQFWINHARERITELRPVLQDVARFMRMSPNEVVIVDFHRFPVGFSGKFQKYAVRHRWLANLINEELGSMATQCVFMSSPRLSDLWHSGKRLMVYHAKRHEVHVNWNDDWLCAPLLQAWGNQQNATGLGNYIEEAMQKYSGRPLPWSIMAELTPKYSDAILRPQRGLRMMADDVNRGITNLFRHKWWKDANIVATDFLLGNKIIDVAIEANEKRYPKYASKSYLPNGY is encoded by the exons ATGCCGCTGACTCTGACGGAATTCATCGTTCTACTCGCAGCGCTGACTACTGCTCTTTTCCACAGTTCAG TGTCTGATGAACTGCCTTGGGATGATTGCCACGTGTTTATTACCGTCGGATCCTATTGGTAcaagagcataaaaaatgatgGCCTGAAAGGCTTGCAAACAAGACATCTAGAATTGAATTGGGAACCAACACTATGTGGAGGGGTTCTCTACAgcgtatttttgttttcccaGGATCCAACAAATGAAAG TTTCAACCAAACCGAAAGCTTCCTGGATAGCGTCGTTTGCAATCAACACCCTAGAAATTTCTACCGCAGCAATGCCACCTTAGGCCGACCAAAATTACCAGGAGGCTGGGACAAGGAGACTATACTTAAAAACGAACAAAACaat GCCACAACAATGCCAACACCGGGCATTCACTGTCTTCCTTATTGGATTGCTGCCTTAAGTAGAAATGGAAGCCTCCTTGCGTCCGACtgtttgaaaatcagaccaaCATGGATGGGAGACATGAA GTCCCAAATTGAGGGTGCAAGGGTAAGCAAGTTAATGATCCCCGGCACCCACAATTCTGGCTGCTATTACGGAAAAGATATCGGATCACGTGGAGACGTCATTTACCGCTTTACGCGGACCCAGGATGAGGACATTTGGGAGCAGCTGGTATGGGGCGCAAGATATCTCGATCTGAGGGTCGGATATTACGAGAGGAAGAATG AGCAATTTTGGATAAACCACGCTCGTGAAAGAATTACGGAGCTGCGACCTGTCTTGCAAGACGTAGCCAGATTTATGCGAATGAGTCCAAATGAAGTGGTGATCGTCGATTTTCACCGGTTCCCAGTGGGATTTTCTGGCAAATTCCAAAAGTATGCAGTAAGGCACAGATGGCTGGCCAACTTAATTAATGAAGAACTAGGCAGTATGGCAACACAG TGTGTTTTTATGAGTAGTCCTCGGCTGAGCGACCTTTGGCACAGCGGCAAACGACTTATGGTCTACCACGCGAAGAGGCATGAAGTGCACGTGAACTGGAACGACGACTGGCTTTGCGCTCCCTTGCTCCAGGCTTGGGGCAACCAGCAGAACGCAACTGGCCTTGGCAACTACATCGAG gAAGCTATGCAGAAGTACTCTGGCCGACCTTTGCCCTGGTCAATTATGGCTGAACTGACTCCAAAGTACTCGGACGCGATTCTCCGGCCGCAGAGGGGACTCCGAATGATGGCGGACGATGTAAACCGCGGAATAACTAATTTGTTTAGGCATAAGTGGTGGAAGGATGCTAACATTGTAGCCACCGACTTCCTCTTGggtaacaaaattattgatgtaGCCATCGAAGCAAACGAAAAACGCTACCCAAAGTACGCCTCTAAGTCCTACCTGCCAAATGGGTATTGA
- the LOC135938047 gene encoding uncharacterized protein LOC135938047 gives MNEGRWCGCFTPARASHSLPRTCTTAPEDSPAAAAAAKQKGVAGTHKHKSAGACGQDFCSQPAHTHTLEQNTTARYTLRTHTEMTETQFVTQLGVDSNLWIQGTKVEERKLDLSIVDHANQLAWNGVLSDLVAKEFYHQYGLTAEDYWKTILTQLQTPSENFLFTVREDKFYIEKVGLNQVKLTYAKLQLQKKDLKEALISTTMALLAIQNKLRSKNELLETSIADVNRDLNVLSEQFEKVTDDTIVKEELLLSNFLDLLNAKKEKILQLQSELTDKGSVEPGSGDSVYDDDTEVDEENEEPTATASSSMGTKRSKKTDVSDNFDDVMDL, from the exons ATGAATGAGGGAAGATGGTGTGGGTGTTTCACCCCTGCTCGTGCCTCTCACTCGCTCCCTCGCACTTGCACGACAGCCCCAGAAGATtcgcccgccgccgcagccgccgcaaaGCAAAAAGGGGTGGCGGGCACACATAAACACAAATCAGCTGGTGCGTGTGGCCAAGATTTTTGCTCTCAGCCGgcccacacacacacgctaGAGCAAAACACAACAGCTCGATATACGCTGCGGACACACACAG AAATGACCGAGACGCAGTTTGTAACGCAGTTGGGCGTCGATTCCAACCTTTGGATTCAGGGCACGAAGGTGGAGGAAAGAAAACTCGACTTGAGCATTGTTGACCACGCAAACCAGCTGGCTTGGAATGGagtg TTATCTGATTTGGTGGCTAAGGAATTTTATCACCAATACGGTCTCACAGCAGAAGACtattggaaaacaattttgactCAACTGCAGACTCCCTCAGAGAACTTTCTCTTCACTGTTCGCGAAGACAAGTTCTACATTGAAAAAGTGGGCTTAAACCAAGTGAAGTTGACATATGCCAAATTGCAGTTACAAAAG AAAGACTTGAAAGAGGCGTTGATTTCTACAACCATGGCACTTTTGGCCATTCAAAACAAGCTTAGAAGTAAAAATGAACTGTTGGAGACGTCAATAGCTGATGTCAATCGAG ACCTTAACGTTCTTTCGGAGCAGTTTGAAAAAGTGACAGATGACACAATCGTCAAGGAAGAACTGCTGCTCTCCAATTTTTTAGACCTCTTAAATgccaagaaagaaaaaatcctGCAACTTCAGAGTGAACTCACAG ACAAGGGCAGTGTTGAGCCAGGATCTGGTGATTCTGTGTATGACGATGACACAGAAGTTGATGAAGAAAATGAAGAACCAACAGCTACGGCCAGCTCTTCAATGGGTACAAAGAGGAGCAAAAAGACTGATGTATCCGACAATTTTGATGATGTTATGGACTTGTGA
- the LOC135938039 gene encoding DNA polymerase lambda-like: MQKGCLDGARVFLCPEGVGGKRRALFAAAVARLGGRLAPHPRGATHLVLEGPPGPDGPRPDGPDTFVVSNRWLSECIKQEQKVDEREFQFASRLSKRAAPQTMPSDAADAKVSRPDSVDEEVAQEDSAPNSVVIRELKRLATAYRNSGDQWRNFAYTKAISAIECHKKPIRSYEEALALPGLGEKMASKVWELLQTGQLKKTEELCQTEEARVLALFNKVWGVGPTTAQNWFAQGFRTLQDLQNKASLSRQQLIGLRYFEEINTKIPREEVEAVTETIRVAATKLEPDVWLETCGSFRRGKQLCGDIDVVMSLPIESEGFLQRLLASLKDCNFIVEDLSGSSDRSHKFLGICQPAAGVHRRLDLFVVPWKERACALVHYTGSGHFNRSLRRMAIKKNMVLSEHSLVAADGSLVPTDSENDVFNALGVKFRAPIDREHALEVVENIS; this comes from the exons ATGCAGAAGGGTTGTCTCGACGGCGCCCGCGTCTTTTTGTGCCCCGAGGGAGTCGGCGGAAAACGTCGCGCCTTGTTCGCGGCCGCAGTAGCGCGGCTGGGCGGCCGACTCGCACCACACCCTCGGGGGGCCACCCACCTGGTGCTCGAGGGGCCTCCGGGGCCCGACGGACCCCGTCCGGACGGCCCGGACACCTTCGTCGTCTCCAACCGCTGGCTCAGCGAGTGCATTAAGCAGGAGCAAAAGGTTGACGAGCGCGAGTTTCAGTTCGCGAGCAGGCTGAGCAAGAGGGCCGCCCCGCAAACAATGCCGTCGGACGCCGCGGACGCCAAGGTGTCCCGACCGGACAGTGTGGACGAGGAGGTGGCCCAAGAAGACAGTGCGCCGAACTCGGTGGTGATCAGAGAGCTGAAGAGACTTGCCACTGCTTACCGAAACTCCG gGGATCAGTGGCGCAATTTCGCGTACACAAAAGCAATCAGTGCTATCGAGTGCCACAAGAAGCCAATCAGGTCGTATGAGGAGGCCCTGGCCCTTCCAGGCCTTGGCGAGAAGATGGCCTCTAAGGTTTGGGAGCTGCTGCAGACGGGACAACTGAAGAAGACTGAAGAGCTATGCCAGACTGAGGAGGCACGCGTGCTGGCTCTCTTCAACAAAGTCTGGGGCGTTGGACCCACGACGGCACAGAATTGGTTTGCCCAAGGCTTTCGCACGCTTCAGGATCTGCAAAACAAGGCCAGCTTATCCCGACAGCAGTTGATTGGACTCag ATACTTTGAGGAGATCAACACCAAGATTCCCCGTGAAGAAGTAGAGGCTGTGACAGAGACAATTCGAGTGGCAGCAACAAAACTGGAACCAGACGTGTGGCTTGAGACATGCGGCTCCTTTCGTCGCGGCAAGCAGCTGTGTGGCGACATTGACGTTGTCATGAGCCTTCCAATTGAATCAGAAGGCTTCCTGCAGAGGCTGCTGGCCTCGCTGAAGGACTGCAACTTCATCGTTGAAGACCTGAGTGGCTCCTCAGATCGGTCTCACAAGTTTCTCGGCATCTGCCAGCCTGCTGCTGGCGTTCATCGAAGACTAGACCTGTTTGTTGTTCCCTGGAAGGAAAGGGCCTGCGCCCTGGTGCACTACACAGGCTCAGGCCACTTCAACAGGTCTCTCCGAAGGATGGCCATCAAGAAGAACATGGTGCTGAGCGAACACTCACTAGTGGCTGCCGATGGCTCTCTCGTTCCCACCGATAGTGAAAATGACGTTTTCAACGCGCTCGGAGTTAAATTCAGAGCGCCTATAGACCGAGAGCATGCTCTGGAAGTTGTCGAGaatatttcttaa
- the LOC135938054 gene encoding zinc finger protein 316-like, which translates to MDKLAEVQRAAFLGAHFPSMSQYRPPCYKPETEDHILKVPEYKDPTFIIPDDNGLGYEDGIRVLRALGSWPAEMTPNSGPAMTAPVAAPSRMDQLGGQQQAAGAGLSKKSFSGYQGGGGGGGGKKCKEQEVGGGRQANENGGGKNFVCPVCGKALARKDGLVIHMRIHSGEKPYVCGVCSKAFARRDRLVIHMNKQRHHPPGEGGGGGVPKKDAKPKKTKEAGQPAAAAASWPCDLCGQVFAGRDDWSAHCKGHLHPPHHPSHHHPAHHHPPHHQSAYHPPPQEPFSYYPPFPSKSFFNHVRPHLPLEVPRP; encoded by the exons ATGGACAAGCTAGCTGAGGTGCAGCGAGCTGCCTTCCTCGGAGCGCACTTTCCCTCCATGAGCCAGTATCGACCGCCATGCTACAAACCAGAGACCGAGGATCACATTCTGAAGGTGCCTGAGTACAAAGACCCCACGTTCATCATTCCTGATGATAACGGTCTTGGCTACGAAGACGGAATCAGGGTCCTCAGGGCGCTTGGCTCATG GCCAGCGGAAATGACGCCAAACTCAGGACCAGCGATGACGGCGCCAGTAGCAGCACCGTCGCGGATGGATCAACTGGGTGGTCAGCAGCAAGCGGCGGGGGCTGGGCTGTCCAAGAAGTCCTTCTCGGGCTACCagggtggtggcggcggcggcggcggcaagaaGTGCAAGGAGCAGGAGGTGGGCGGGGGGCGGCAGGCGAATGAGAACGGGGGCGGCAAGAACTTTGTCTGTCCGGTGTGCGGCAAGGCGCTGGCGCGCAAGGACGGTCTGGTGATCCACATGCGCATCCACAGCGGTGAAAAGCCGTACGTGTGCGGCGTGTGCAGTAAGGCGTTCGCGCGCAGGGACAGACTGGTCATCCACATGAACAAGCAGCGGCACCACCCGCCGGGTgagggtggcggcggcggcgtgccCAAGAAAGACGCCAAGCCGAAAAAGACGAAGGAGGCGGGGCAgccggccgccgctgccgcgtcCTGGCCCTGCGACCTGTGCGGCCAGGTGTTCGCCGGACGTGACGACTGGAGCGCCCACTGCAAGGGCCACCTCCACCCCCCGCACCACCCCTCGCACCACCACCCCGCGCACCACCACCCTCCGCACCACCAAAGTGCGTACCACCCGCCGCCCCAGGAGCCCTTCTCCTACTACCCGCCCTTCCCATCAAAGTCGTTTTTCAATCACGTTCGCCCACACCTGCCGCTCGAGGTGCCCAGACCTTAA